The following are from one region of the Salvia hispanica cultivar TCC Black 2014 chromosome 1, UniMelb_Shisp_WGS_1.0, whole genome shotgun sequence genome:
- the LOC125190839 gene encoding receptor-like protein 9DC3 — MSLLESLDLSSNNLDGGIPSGLSNLTFLAKLNLSMNNLVGEIPQSNQLSTFGNESYVGNAGLCGFPLTKQCERIDAKPILPHEDDGDDNDESGFIDGFGWRRVVTGYGCGFLVGIGIGYIIIRSGRPKWLVEFFFGVGYNSNKKKRRKGETTPSPRRR; from the coding sequence ATGAGTTTGCTCGAGTCGCTGGACTTGTCTTCAAACAATCTGGATGGAGGAATTCCTAGTGGATTGTCAAACCTGACATTTCTTGCGAAGTTAAACCTTTCAATGAATAATCTTGTGGGAGAAATACCCCAGTCTAATCAACTTTCCACATTTGGGAATGAATCATACGTTGGAAACGCAGGATTGTGTGGATTTCCATTGACGAAACAGTGTGAAAGAATTGATGCAAAACCAATACTTCCTCATGAAGATGATGGAGATGATAATGATGAGTCTGGATTTATAGATGGATTTGGTTGGCGAAGAGTGGTGACGGGATATGGATGTGGATTTTTAGTTGGGATCGGAATTGGTTACATTATTATCAGAAGTGGAAGGCCAAAGTGGTTGGTGGAATTCTTTTTTGGCGTTggatataatagtaataagaagaagagaagaaaaggagaaacaACACCATCACCAAGGAGAAGGTGA